The following is a genomic window from Pedobacter sp. KBS0701.
CATCAGCATGTAAGCCCAGTCGCAACTCTCTGTACCGCCGGCACCAGCGGTAATCTGCATTACTGCAGAAAGCTGATCTTCTTTGCTGCGCAACATGTTTTTAAGCTCAAGGTCTTCAACAGCCTGTTTACCGGTTTCGAACTGGTCTTTCAATTCGGATTCCGAAGCATCTCCGGATTGAAAAAAATCAAACATCACCGCTGCATCCTCAACCGCAGTATGGGTTTGGTTAAAGCCATCAGTCCACTTTTTCTTTACACTAATTTCTGCCAGAATTTTTTCTGCTTTTTTTGGATCGTCCCAGAAATCGGGCGCAATGGTTAATTTTTCTTCTTCGCGAATGGCGTAAAGTAGCTCATCGACGTCAAAGATACCTCCTTAGAGACGTAACTCTGTCTCTTAAATCCTGAATCTGTTCTTTGGTCATGGAGCAAATATATAAAATCGCTTTGAGCATAGCGAATGGCGGAAAGCGATTTCAATTAAAACTGAATCTTTACTGTTTGTTAAACAATTTTATTTTCGCTATTAATTCATACGGCATCATGACTAATGCCCCCCTTATTTCTTAATCGACATATAATCCAGCGCTAGATTAGACAATAATTTAACACCTAAAGCAAAACCACTTTCATCAAGGTAAAAATCTGGTGTATGGTGCGATGCAGCTTTTAATGGATCTTTACCTTTTGGCATGCCTCCTAAAAACACAAACAAACCCGGTACTTTTTCCTGGAAGAAAGAGAAATCTTCTGCACCGGTAACAGGCGGTTTTAATTTCACATGATTTTTACCTGCTGTTGATTCCATGCTTGGCAACATCTTTTCTGTTAATGCAACGTTATTAAAGGTAACGGGATAGTGGTTACTGTAAGGAATTTTCACTTCGGCTGTTGCGCCACCTGCCTCAGCTGTTTTGGTGACAATAGTTTTTATCCGTTCGATAAACATCGCCTCATCTTCTTTACTAAAATTGCGAACAGTACCGAGCATCTCTACTTTTTCCGGTATAATATTCGATCTTACACCACCGTTAATGGCACCAATGGTAACCACGCCCGGATTCTCAGTAACATTTAAATTGCGGCTAACAATGGTTTGCAGATTATTGATAATCTGAGCCGAAATCACCACGGGATCAATACTGCTCCAAGGGTATGCCCCATGTGCCTGCCTACCAGTAACCGTAATTTTCATATCGTTTACGGCAGCCATAGTTCCACCCGGACGATAGGTTACATCGCCAACCTCCGTTTGAGAGTTAATGTGTAAACCGAAAATTACATCAACTTTAGGGTTTTCGAGTACACCTTCTTTAATCATTAATGCAGCTCCACCTTCATCTCCCGCAGGCACACCTTCTTCAGCAGGCTGAAATATGAATTTCACCGTACCTTGAATATCTTTTTGCATCGAAGCCAGTACTTCTGCTACGCCCATTAAAATAGCCACATGACTATCATGTCCGCAAGCATGCATTACGCCAACCTCCTGACCATTATATTGTGTTTTTACTTTGGAGGCAAACGGAATATCTACCCGCTCGGTAACTGGCAAACCATCCATATCAGCACGTAAAGCCACTACCGGCCCGGGTTTACCTCCTTTTAACACACCAACAACACCTGTTTTGGCAACGCCTGTTTTTACCTGTATCCCTAAGGATTCTAAATGTTTTGCAATAATACCAGCTGTTCTTACTTCAGCATTCCCCAGTTCAGGATGTTCGTGAAAATCACGCCTCCAGGTAATTACTTTTTGTTCAATGGCATCTGCTTTTCTCGAAACCAATGGCCTTAAATCTGATTTTTGGGCGAAAGAATTTAATGCCATCAATGAAAACCCGATCAGGAATATTTTCTTCATAAATGAACTATTTAGTTTAGGTTGCCCTAAGGTAATCAATTTTAAGAAGAGATGTAGCTGTGTAAAACAACAAAAGCCACTCTGCAATGCAATGCAGAGTGGCTTTAAATAAAAAAAATTAAATACTACCCCTTTTTAAATACGATTATCCTTCTGCCATAAACATCGCAGGCAAGGACATCTCCATTTGGCGCAACCGCTACGTCTACTAAGTTCAAAAATGAACCAGCACCTATTTTTTCTTGAATATCTCCATTTTCATCGGTCTTAATAATAACACTTTCACCAGAATTGGCGATATAAATATTATCGCCAAAAGCCCGTAGCCCAAAAAGGTAACCCTTTACAGCAAAAACTTTTAAGAATTTACCATTTTTGTCAAAAACTTCAATACGATTATTCCTAGTATCTGAAACATATATCTTGTTTTTGAAATAGCATATACCGAATGGGGCATCAAAGTCTCCTTCTGCTTTTCCCTGCTTACCAAATTTTAGCAATAAATTTCCATTTTGATCATATTTTTTAATACGGTGATTTACACCGTCAACAATCCAAATGTTTTGTTCATCATCAATTGTTAAACATTCAATATTCCCAAAATTGCTATCTCCTGTTCCATAAGTACCCCATTCCTTTATCAGTTGTTTGTTCGGATTAAATATTTGAACATAACTACTGCTTTGTGTACGGGTTGCGATATAATTTCCATTACTAAAAAATGCTACAGCTCTGGCAGCAGATCCACTATAAAATTGTTCAATAAAACTTCCAGTGGAACTGAATTTCAAAACCCTGTTTAACCCTTCATCACTAACATAAATATTTCCTGTTTTGTCAACTTCAATGTGCATATTAAAGTTAAACTGTGAAGCCCCTGATCCTTCAGAGCCAAAAGTAAGTGCCTTATAGTAGCTAGATGCAGAAGTATATCCAAAATCAGCGTCGCTAAACCTACTGAACGACGTTGCACTATTATAAGTTCTAACTTTGTAAAAGTTCTTGGTTAAAGATTTGCTAATTACCGAATCATCAAAAGTTGTATCGGTTAATTCTTTTAGCAAAACGTATTTCTGAGTAACATCATTAAACTTGAATAACTGATATTTCTGAGCCAAGGGCATTGGGGTCCATGACAATGTAATACGAGAACCATACACACCTTTTGTTGCTTTTAAATTTATTGGGCGATCGACATCAAGGGTGTCAATAATTCTTAAGGTATCTATTTTAGTTATTCCTTCCTTTTCGCATGAAGAAAAAAAGAAACAAGAAAAAAACAGGCAGCAGGCAGCCAACAGAGAGAGCGATCTAAACATATTTATATTTTTTTACAAATGTACTTAATTTCGAAGCATATTAGAAGTAGGTATCTGATATTTTTACCCGAACAACCTTCAACTTATCCATAATCACGCCTTCGCCAGCCTGATCCACCTTATTGCAATTACCAGCTATTGAACATCCCGATTACATCGCCTACATCAGATTTGCCATCATTGCAATCTAACATTGAATAAGCGATGAACTAACAGCACGTTCTATTAAAGTTAATGTGTATAATCAACATTAAAAATTCTTATTGATTTAGAACATTAAAAAGACGATTTTAAATTTTTGCTTTATTACTTTTACAAAAAAACAAAGATTATGTTACCTAAAGTAAATTTCACAGAAACTGAGGCCTATAAGTATTTAGCCGATCATTTTATAGATATTAATCAAAAAAGCATTGAAGATCTTTTTGCTGAGGATGCAGATCGTTTCAATAAGTTTTCTGTTTTTTTTGAGGATATCCTGCTTGATTACAGCAAGAACCGCATTAGCGATGAAACATTAGCGCTATTGATTCAACTGGCACGCGAGTGTAAATTAGATGAAGCGATAAAATCAATGTATAACGGTGATAAGATTAATGAAACCGAAGACCGTTCGGTACTCCACATCGCCTTACGTAATTTAAGCAATACGCCAATTTTAGTTGATGGTAAAGATGTAATGCCCGAAGTAAATGCAGTGCTTGCTAAAATGGAGAAATTTAGCAACAGCATCATCAGCGGTGAATGGAAAGGTTATACTGGCAAAACCATTACTGATGTGGTAAATATTGGTATCGGCGGATCGGACTTGGGGCCTGTAATGGTTACCGAAGCTTTAAAACACTATAAAAACCATTTAAATATTCACTTTGTTTCGAATATTGATGGTACACACATCGCCGAAACATTAGCAGATCTGAATGCAGAAACAACGTTATTCCTGGTAGCATCGAAAACTTTTACCACACAAGAAACCATGACGAATGCGCATTCTGCCCGTACCTGGTTTTTAGAAAAAGGCGGCAAAGAAATTGATATTGCTAAACATTTTGCAGCATTATCGACCAATGCCAAAGACGTTTCTGCTTTTGGTATCGATACCGAGAACATGTTTGAGTTTTGGGATTGGGTTGGCGGTCGTTACTCTTTATGGAGTGCTATCGGCTTATCCATCTCTTTAAGTATAGGCTTTGAAAATTTCAAACAATTGCTGGCTGGTGCCCATGCAACTGATAACCACTTTAAAACTGCCGAATTTGAAAGTAACCTACCCGTAATATTAGGTTTGTTAGGCGTTTGGTATATCAATTTCTACAATGCAGAAACGCAGGTTATCTTACCTTACGACCAATATATGCATCGTTTTGCTGCTTATTTCCAGCAGGGAGATATGGAGAGTAACGGTAAACATGTTGATAGAAACGGCAACGAGGTTGATTATGAAACCGGACCGATTATCTGGGGCGAACCAGGTACAAATGGTCAGCATGCCTTTTATCAGTTAATTCATCAGGGTACCCGGATTATTCCTGCTGATTTTATTGCTCCGGCGCAGAGCTTAAATCCACTGGGCGAGCATCATCCTATCTTATTATCGAATTTCTTTGCCCAAACTGAAGCTTTAATGAACGGTAAAACCGAAGAAGAAGTAACAGCAGAATTGAAGAAGGAAGGTAAATCTGATTCAGAAATTGAAAAAATTGCACCATTCAAAGTTTTTGAAGGCAATCGTCCAACAAACTCAATATTATTAAAAAAAGTAACTCCATATACTTTAGGTAGTTTAGTAGCCATTTACGAACATAAAATATTTGTTCAGGGAATTATCTGGAACATCTTTAGTTTTGATCAGTGGGGAGTAGAACTTGGCAAACAACTGGCCAAAAAAATTCTTCCGGAGCTCGCGGATAACGATAAAGTTTCGAGCCACGATAGCTCTACCAACGGCTTAATAAATCAATACAAGGCCTGGAGATAAAATAAATAAAAAAGCGAGTGTAAATACTCGCTTTTTTATTTAAATCCCATAATTTAGGCCCATATTTATATTGTTTCACGCTAGTGAAAAATCCAAATTAACTTATTAATGAAATAATTGCCCGCTTTTGATTATTTCTAATCATTAAAAACAAATTTTCTATGAAAAAAAGAATTCTTTTTGCTTTGGCCATTTCCGGTCTGAGCTTAAGTGCTTCTGCTCAAAAAGTACAGTTTACGGAATTCGACCTGGACAATGGCCTCCATGTCATTCTACATCAAGACAAAACTGCTCCCGTTGTTGCCGTTTCGGTAATGTATCATGTTGGTTCTAAAGATGAAGAAACCCAACGTACAGGCTTCGCCCACTTTTTCGAACATTTATTATTTGAAGGTTCCGATAATATTAAACGCGGTGAGTTTATGAAACTGGTAAGCAGTAATGGCGGACAGAACAATGCCAATACTTCTCAAGACCGTACTTTTTATTATGAACTTTTTCCATCAAACCAATTAGAACTCGGTTTATGGTTAGAAAGTGAAAGAATGCTGCACCCCGTAATTAACGAAGGTGGTGTAAAAACACAAAACGAGGTAGTAAAAGAAGAAAAACGTTTACGCATAGACAATGCTCCTTATGGAAAATTCACCGAGAAAATTTTCGGCCATTTGTTTGACGGACACCCTTACCGTTGGCAGCCAATTGGCTCAATGGAGCACTTAGATGCGGCAAAACTGAGCGAGTTTATTGCTTTCTTTAAAAAATACTACGTACCCAATAATGCCGTTTTAACCATTGCCGGCGATTTAGATGTAGACAAAACAAAAGCATTGGTAAAAGCTTACTTCGCTGAAGTACCTAAAGGTGAACCAGTAGTACGTAAAGATTATAAGCTACCGGATATTACCAAAGAGATTATCGATACCGCTTACGATGCCAATATTCAAATTCCAGCCATCTTTGCCGCTTACCGCGTACCAGGCATGAAGAGCAGGGAGAGCAAGGTGTTGGGCATGATCAGCGCTATTTTATCAGAAGGTGGAAGTTCGAGATTAAGCACTAAAATGGTCGATCAAAAGAAAACAGCTTTACAGGTTGCTGCTTTTAACTATTCGCTTGAGGATTATGGTGCTTATATCACCCTGGCATTACCCAACAATAATACGCCACTTAATGATTTATTAAAAGATATTGATGAAGAAGTTTTACGCCTTCAAACTGATTTAATCAGCGAAAGTGACTATAAAAAGCTGCAGAATAAATTCGAAAACAGCTATGTAAGTGCAAACAGTAAAATGTTAGGTGTTGCCGAAAACCTGGCCAATGGTTATACTTTCCATGATAAGGATACAAATGATATCAATAAGGAATTAGAGGTAATCAGGTCCATCACCCGTGAGGAGATCAGAGATGTTGCTAAAAAGTATCTGAACAAAAACCAAAGAGTTGTATTGTATTACTTACCTAAGAAATAAGCAAATTGCTTTTCATTTTAATTATTTAAAAACATGAAGAAATTATTCATTATAGCTGCAATTTCCTTATTGGCTCAAGGGATTTCAGCACAAACAATAGATCGAAGCCACAAACCAAAACCTGGTCCGGCACCCGTTATTACTGTTGGCGATCCTGTGATTTATAAATTGGCAAATGGAATCACCGTTCTAATTGTAGAAAACCATAAATTACCAAAAGTATCTGCAAGTTACAGTATAGATGCTGGCCCGATTAACGAAGGTGCAAAAGCTGGGGTAGTTGGTTTAATGGGCAGTATGCTTAATGAAGGTACAACCTCTAAAACAAAGGCTCAATTTGATGAGGCTGTTGATCAACTGGGGGCTGATGTAAGTACAGGTGCAAGTGGTGGCTCGGTATCGGCCTTAACCCGTTACTTTCCAGAGGCATTTAATTTAATGGCCGAGAGTATCCGTAAACCAGCCTTTCCTGCAGAATCTTTCGAAAAATTAAAGTCGCAGACTATTACAGGATTAAAATCCAACGAGAAAAGTGCAAAAGCCATTTCAGCCCGTGTGGTAAATGCTTTGGCTTATGGCAAAAGCCATCCTTATGGTGAGTTCGAAACCGAAGCTTCTCTAAAAGGAATTACTTTAGATGACGTTAAAATAGCCTATAAAAAATACATTACCCCTTCAAGAGGTTACTTAACCTTTGTTGGCGATATTAAACCCGAAGCGGCAAAAGCATTGGCAGAGAAAGCCTTTGGCGATTGGAAAGGCACTAGCTTAACTTTACCTGTTCTTACTAAAGTTGCTAATCCTGCCAAAACGGAAGTGGATATCATCAATGTAAGCAACGCTGTTCAATCTGAAATTACAGTGGTAAACTTAATCGACCTTCCAATGAGCAGTCCTGATTATTTCCCGGTTTTATTGGCGAACCAGATTTTAGGTGGCGGCTCTGAATCAAGATTATTTGGCAACCTCCGCGAGAAACATGGCTTTACTTATGGCGCATATTCAAGCACTGGCTCAGGCCGTTTCCAATCTAAATTTTCGGCTAATGCAGCGGTTAGAAACGAGAAGGTTGATAGTGCAGTAGTAGAATTTTTAAGAGAGATTAACAGTATCCGCACGACCAAGGTGACTGCTGATGAATTACAGAATGCGAAAAATCTTTTCAATGGATCGTTTGCACTGGGCTTAGAAAATCCGGCACGTACTGCAGGCTTTGCGAGTAATATCTTAATTAATAACTTACCTAAAGATTTTTATCGCACTTATTTACAAAAGATTAATGCAGTAACTACTGATGATATTTTAAGGGTCGCTAAAAAATATTACAGCCATGATAACACCCGTATTGTTATTGTGGGTAAAACTGATGCATTTGCAGCTGGCTTAAATAAAGCAGGCTTTAAAACACAGGTTTATGATAATTATGCAAATCCGGTGAAAGCAACCGAAACTGCTGCCGCACCAACAGTTGCACCTGCAGAAATTATCAAAAACTACATTAAAGCCATTGGTGGTGAAGAAGCTATTAAAAAAATCACTTCATTACAGCAAAACGGTGAAATGGAAATGCAGGGTCAAAAGCTTGCCGTTACCATTAAAAATATGGCACCTAACCTAAGCAGCATGGAAATTTCTATGGGTGGCCAAACTGCGATGAAACAGGTTTACAATGGTAAAACAGGATATGCAATGCAAATGGGCCAGAAAGCTGAATTAACCGGCGATGATCTGACTGAAAAGAAAGAGGATAAAGGTTATGGTAATCAAATTTATTATGCTACTGATGGAACTAAAATTGAATCTGCAGGTACGGCAAAAGTTGGTATTGCTGATGCGTTTAAGTTAAACATCACTTCTCCTTCCGGCAAAAAGAAAACTGAATATTACGACACCAAATCGGGTTTACTTTTAAAAGATGAGCGTACCATTACCAAAGGTGGCGCTGAAATTAGTCAGTCTACGGAATATTCAAACTACCAGAAAGTTGGCGATGTATTATTTCCGTTTACCCTAACTCAATCGGTGGCAAGCCCACAAGGTTCTCAGGAGTTTTCAGTTATAATTAAAGACATTAAAGTTAATCCGCCTTTAAAGGCCGAAGATTTTAACTAGGTTTTAGATAAAATTTATCCCGAAAGCCGTTCCGATGTAAAATCGGAACGGCTTTTTTTTGTCCCGCAGGCAACCAATCCTAAGAAAGCTACGTAACGATTAAGATTTAAGCAAAAATTATATGAAAAGCTATGCTTATTCAAAAACAGTTATGCTTTTTAAACAAACAGAACATAAATTTTAAAAAATCGGCTATCGCCCTAAAAACTTCAATTACACCGCAATCGAACATGAGGATATAGAAATGAATCTACCACCAATTTTAACCTTAACTAAATACCTATGAAAAAACAAAATTCAATCTTTTTATTAGCCGCAATTACGGCCTTACTTTTTGCCTGCTCTAAAAGACAGGCTGAAGAATTGAAACCAGCAACCCCTACAGGCCCGACAGCTGTAACCACAGCCAATGTAACCTACACCAATTTTGCAGGTGCACTTTTCCAAACCAAATGTAACAACTGCCATGGTCCAAACGGCGCACTTAAATCCATCTGGTTATTTAATGGCTTACCCTCTGTTAAAGATGACACCCGCGTAGCGAATGCTGTTCTGGTTACCAAAACAATGCCAAAAGGCGGTTCTTTGACCGCCAACGAAAGAGAATTATTACAGGCCTGGGTTGATAAAGGTATGCCAGAATAACCCTTCGAAATTAACGCCGGTTTTATTAATCACTTAAATACATTGCAGATGCAAAAATTATTTTTCACATTAACAGCCCTGTTTTTATGCACAGGCATAAAAGCCCAGATTTGGGTAAGTAAAAGCGTTAATTCTTCATTTTTTTCTTCAACACCTGTAGAAGATATCGATGCACAGAGTAAAACCGGTGCTTCGGCGCTTAATACTAAAACCAACGATATCATTTTCAAAATCAACAATACTTCTTTTCAGTTTAAGAAAAAACTGATGCAGGAACATTTTAACGAAAATTATATGGAGAGCGATAAGTTCCCAACTTCTGATTTTAAAGGAAAAATTGTAGAACAGATCGATTTTTCAAAACCTGGTACTTATCCCGTTACGGTTAAGGGTAACCTGCAGATTCATGGTGTAACCAAAGCATATACGACAAAAGGATCCTTAGTAATTACCGGCGATGAGGCAAGAGCCACTTCTACATTCAATGTAAAACTGGCCGATCATGATATCAAAATCCCAACGATCGTTTTTAAACAAATTGCAGAAACCATACAGGTAAAAATGACCGCTATTTATCAACCCAAAAAATAAAATTTATGAAATTACATCTAAAATCTCTTTTATACCTATCTGTAACCCTCCTGCCTACTTTGGCTTTTGCACAGGATTCGCTCGAAAAAGCATTGCAGATGCCTACTGAAAAAAAGAATGTACAGGCTACTTTTAAGGCAACCAAACTGATCAACATCCAAACCAATGAAACCATTTATAAAAATGAACTGGATTTCAGGGTAGATCACCGTTTTGGTGATATAGCGGGTAGTGCGGGGGGTACTAAAAACTTTTTTGGACTGGATCAATCAACAGATATCCGCATTGGTTTTGAATACGGGATCAGCGATAGGCTTTCCGTTGGTTTATCAAGGGCAAAAGGAGCTGGCGTGGTAACACAGCTCTACGAAGGGAACTTAAAATACCGTTTACTGGAGCAAACTGCTGATGATAAAGTACCTGTTGCAGTAACCTTATTCGGCAGTACTACCCTTTCAGCAGCGAAAGCTTCAACTGACCCCACCGCTGCAAATGCATTTGGCGAATTCCAGGATCGATTAACTTACGTGGTGCAAGCCGTAATTGCCCGTAAGTTTAACTCAAACTTTTCGATGCTGATAATGCCGTCGTATGTGCACCGAAATTTTACTGTTTTTGGCGACCAGAACGATATGCTTGCCCTATCTGTTGGTGGCCGTATCAAAATTACCAAACGCATGGCTTTTGTAGCCGATTATACCATTCCATTCAGGGATAAAAACAAAGAAGCTTATCTCGAAAGCACATTGGGAACACAATATTACAAAACGCTTGGTGCCGGATTGGAGTTTGAAACCGGAGGGCATATTTTTCACCTCAATTTCACCAATGCCACCGCAATACAGGAATCACAGTTTATTACCGACACGAATACTTCTTGGCTTAAAGGGCAATACCGTTGGGGCTTTAGTATAGCACGTAGGTTTTCTTTCGATAAGAAAAAAGCAAAGTAATTCAAAATCAACCAAAATAAACCAACAAAACAATTATGGAACGTAATGAATTTATCAAATCTTTAGGCCTGGGCGTAGCATTGGTATGCACAGGAACCTGCTTTTCAGCCTGTGGCAAAAAAAGCGATTCACCAGAGCCCAGTAAACCAAATGGTGGTGGTGTTCCTTCAGGCACTACCGCAAGTGTTGATCTGAGCACGCAATTACTAACAGTTGGCGCATCTGTCACCGTAAACAGCATATTATTTATCCGTACTGCCGGGGGAAATACCAACACCTCATTTGTAGCCACACAAGCCGTTTGCCCGCACCAGGGCGGAGCATTAACTTTTATTCAGACCAGTAATTACATTCAATGTGGCTTACATAGTTCGAGGTATACCACTTCGGGCAGCATTTTGGCCCAACCGAGCGACGGCGGAACCACGAGCGCACTAAAAGTTTATCCACTTACTGTTTCAGGGAACACGCTGACTGCAACAGCTTAACTTTTGCTTTTAAGGAGTAAAGCAGTATCGTATTGGTACTGCTTTTTTTATGGAAGGATTTTAGACCGTTATATTCTGACCCTTAACATCAAAGGCATCACGTAAGCCAATAGCAAGCACATTAAAGGCATAAACGGTAAACATAATGGCTAAACCTGGCAAAATGGCGAGGTAAGCGGCATCCATAATAATATAACCATAATGTTCTTTGATCATACTGCCCCAGCTTGGCATTGGGGGCTGAGCACCAAAACCCAAAAAGCTTAGCCCTGTTTCCAATAATATGGCCGAGGCAAAATTAGAAGAAGCAACCACCAATATCGGCCCTGCAATATTTGGGAGTATATGTTTAATAATGGTTCGGCTAGTGCTAAAACCTAAGGCTCTTGCGGCCTCTACAAATTCTACCTCTTTTAAAGCCATTACCTGCCCGCGGACCAATCTGGCCACATCTACCCAGGTTGATAAACCAACTGCAATAAATATCTGCCAGAAACCTTTCCCCAAAGCGAAAGATATAGCAATAACGAGCAGTAATGACGGTAGCGACCAAACCACATTCATAAACCAGCTGATTGTGGCATCTATCCTGCCACCAAAATAACCCGCAATGGCACCTAAACTCACCCCAATAAAAAGTGAAATGAGAACAGCCATTAAACCAACCGATAATGAAACGCGAATGCCTAAAATCAGGCGACTGCATAAATCCCGGCCATAAATATCAGTTCCAAGAATAAAGGTTTCTTTGTAAATGTTGTTTTTCTCAAAAAGAGTCTGTGGAGTGCCCGCTTTTGAAGGTAAAACACAACCGGTGCATAAATCTTTTAATCCGTATACTGTTTCTTTGGCTTTTTCGTCATCTCCGATATACTCCTGCACAAAAACAGCATTACCCTTTATCTTGTATGAAGTTATCGGGATGCTTTTAAAGGTAGGTGTTTGCCCATTAAGCATTCTCTCGAAAAGGTTAACTTTTTCTACTTTAGGATTTCTGCTGATGATTAAAAAAGTAAAGGTACTGCCGGGTTTCTTTTTGTTTAACTGGAGTGTTTGCACATTTGCATTTGGAGAATGATCGGGCATAATTAAATAGCCCAAAATACCCATCAGCATTAATAGCAGGATAAAAATCAGCCCGCCGAAGGCCAGCTTATTCCGTTTAAACTTTAACCATACTTTTTTTGATGGGCTA
Proteins encoded in this region:
- a CDS encoding ubiquinol-cytochrome c reductase iron-sulfur subunit, with the translated sequence MERNEFIKSLGLGVALVCTGTCFSACGKKSDSPEPSKPNGGGVPSGTTASVDLSTQLLTVGASVTVNSILFIRTAGGNTNTSFVATQAVCPHQGGALTFIQTSNYIQCGLHSSRYTTSGSILAQPSDGGTTSALKVYPLTVSGNTLTATA
- a CDS encoding ABC transporter permease; translated protein: MDNSPSKKVWLKFKRNKLAFGGLIFILLLMLMGILGYLIMPDHSPNANVQTLQLNKKKPGSTFTFLIISRNPKVEKVNLFERMLNGQTPTFKSIPITSYKIKGNAVFVQEYIGDDEKAKETVYGLKDLCTGCVLPSKAGTPQTLFEKNNIYKETFILGTDIYGRDLCSRLILGIRVSLSVGLMAVLISLFIGVSLGAIAGYFGGRIDATISWFMNVVWSLPSLLLVIAISFALGKGFWQIFIAVGLSTWVDVARLVRGQVMALKEVEFVEAARALGFSTSRTIIKHILPNIAGPILVVASSNFASAILLETGLSFLGFGAQPPMPSWGSMIKEHYGYIIMDAAYLAILPGLAIMFTVYAFNVLAIGLRDAFDVKGQNITV